The sequence below is a genomic window from Oleidesulfovibrio alaskensis DSM 16109.
TTTTTCCAGCCAGTCAGACAGCTGACTCCACACATCAGGACGCAGATACCGCAGCGAAAGGTCTTCCAGCTGCAGTTTAATGCGGTGCAGCCCCAGCCTGTTTGCCAGCGGGGCATAAATGTCCATGGTTTCCTGCGCGATGAGCTTCTGCTTGTGCGGTTTCTGAAAGTCCAGAGTGCTCATGTTATGCAGCCGGTCCGCCAGTTTGACGATGAGCACGCGGATATCTTCCGCCATAGCCAGAACCATCTTGCGGATGTTTTCGGCCTGCGCCTCTTCCTTGCTTTCAAACGTCATCTGGCTGATTTTAGTGACACCGTCCACGATATCAGCCACTTCTTCGCCGAAAAGCGAATCGATCTCTTCAATGCCGGTGCTGGTATCCTCCACCGTGTCGTGCAAAAGACCGGCAGCGATGGAAGCCTCGTCAAGACGCATCTTTGCCAGACTGTGCGCCACGGCAAGCGGATGCATCAGGTACGGTTCACCGGAAAGACGCGTCTGTCCGGCGTGCGCGGCGGCAGAAAAGACATACGCTTTCTGGATAAGCGCAATGTCGGCGTCCTGCCTGTATTCGGCAATGGTATCGAGTATGTCCTGAATGCGGATCATTTATTTCTTCTTTGTCCCGTCTTCTGGTCCGGATGAGGAATAACGCTGCAGCCCGGCAGGAACCCACCAGCGGATGAAATTATGCATTATGCCCTTGGGCGCGGGTTCAACCCCTTTGAACCGGCTGTGCACAATAGGCAGAGCATAAGGTACATACAAAAAGGAATAGGGCTGTTCTTCGTGCAGGATGCGCTGCACTTCATCATACAACGGCTTTCTGCTGTCGCGGTCAAGCTTTGAGCGAGCCTGCTCAAGCAGCGTATCCACCCTGTCGTTACGGTATTTTGTCAGGTTCAACCCGCCGGCAACCGCCTGCGAGGAATGCCACACCATGAATATATCCGGGTCTTCCAGAATATTCCAGCCGAGCAGGATGGCATCAAAACGCCCTTTTTCCACAAATTCCTTGATAAAAGCCGCCCATTCCACAGTGCGGATGCGTACATCCACGCCAACCTGCTTAAGCTGGCTCTGGATGATCGTAGCCGCCTTCACGCGCTGATCATTTCCCTGATTGGTCAGTATGGTAAATGAAAAAGGCTTGCCCCCGCGCTCCAGTATGCCGTCCCCGTCGGCGTCGGCAAAACCTGCCTGCGAAAGGAGTCTGCGGGCTTCCTGCGGACTATAGGGGTAATCCGCAAGCTTGTCATTATATACCCATGTTCCCGGTTTGTAAGGCCCTACGGTGGCACGACCTTCCCCCAGCAGCACACCCGCGATAAGCGCATTCCTGTCTATGGCGCAGGAAAGCGCACGGCGCACTGGTGCTTCGTCAAAGGGGCTGCGCTCCATATTATACCCCAGAAAAGCATAGCCGAAAGACAGGTAGCGGAATTTATGCCACTGTGTGTCCCAGTCACCGCCGGTTGTCTGAAATTTATACTGCTGCGGGGTAAGCGACATCATATCGAGCCTGCCCGCTTTTAATTCAAGGAACATGGTAGCCAAATCAGGAATGTTGCGGTAAACCACCTCATCAATATACGGGCGCCCTTCAAAGTAGGTGTCGCTGGCTTCCAGCACCACCCTGCTTCCGGGCACCCATTCTTTCAGCCTGTAGGGCCCAGCCCCCACGGGCTTTCGCAATAACGGCGTCGTCAGCAGATCCTGCCCCTCCAGCCGGTGCCTGGGCAGTATGTCACTCATCCACGTGATGAGGGAACGCGCAAAAGGTTTTTCGTAGCGCACCTCTACGGTGTACCGGTCTACTTTACGGAATTCCTTTACCGCCAGAAAATCACTAGCGTACGCCGTGGGGGTTTTGGGGTCAATCATCAGCCTGTAGGTAAATTCGACATCGTCTGCTGTCAGTTCCGTACCGTCCTGCCATTTTATTCCTTTACGGAGTCGAAAACGCAACAGCGTTCCGCCTTCTTCCACGTCATAGGATTCGGCAGCCCACGGAACAATCTCCAGATTTTTGTCGTATTGCAGCAGGCCTATGTAAAGCCAGCTGGTTATCTCGCGCGAGACACTGTCTGACGCAAGCGCGCTGATAAGGTTGGTGGGTTCGCCTATGGACCCTATGATTATACGGCCACCGTAGGCTGGTTCGCCGTCATTCTGCGTTCCGGAGGGGGAACCTGTGACGGCAGAAACCACAGTGGCGTTTCCGGCGGTTCCGCCGGAAGGCTTGTCACCGGCACTGTTGTCACATGCCGTGACAGTCAGCAAAAACAGCATGCTGACAAAAACAACATAAACACGATTCATGAAAACCTCGCAGGCTATTGCCAATTCCGGCGGATACGGTATTCTCGGTCGATGGGGCACAGGTCGCACGACCTATGATAAACATCTACCAAAGTTCCGTTGCGTTGAAAACAGTAAGGTTTTCACCTAGTACTAGAAACGGCCTTGCACCGCATGCAATGCACACTCGAGGCGGGAGCTGCTGCAGCAGACATAAAAAGGCCGCAAAGGAGCTAGATCACACCATGGATAGAAAAGAGGAGACGACCGTAAAGACGATGTTGCAGGAATTCGTGACGGACACGATTCCGGAATACATCATCGACGGTTCGCATAATATCCTCAACAGCGGGGGAGTCCTTAAACTTAGCCTGAAAAAAGGTGAGGGCTACTGGGATGTTGAGGCACATATCCAAGGCGATGACTTTCAGAACTATTCGCCCAAACTTTCTTTGAGCATCGGTGAAGAAACCGTAAACTACATGTGCAACTGTCCGGATTCTTTTTCCGGCGTGTGCAGACATGTGGGGGCTGCGGCTCTCAAGCTGCTGGCTTCGCTTGAAACATCGGATGATGCGGAACCGGTTGCCCCGAAAACCGAGTGGCGCCAGAGCTTCCGCAATTTTTTCTCCACCGAGCTGGAGCCGGAAGCGGGCAAACACTATCTGATATTCCGCTTTCATCCCGAACCGGGCAGACTGCAGGTTTCGCTGTTCCGTGCTCGGCAGAACAAATCCGGTCTTTCCACCGTTCACAACGAAATCACTCTGGAACAGATCATCCGCAATCCGGACTGGTGCGAGCTGTCGCCCGATCTGCCGGCAGTGGCCCATCAGATAGGTCAGTACCTTGACTATCACGGGCACAGAATCGAAATACCCGACGGACTGCTTACATGGTTTCTGTGGACCATACGCAACGAATATTACCTTTTCTGGCAGGAAACGGAAAAGCCCTGCCACATAGACAGCTCGACCATGAGACTCAAGCTGCAGCCCCGCCTTGCGGAAGACGGCCTCGGCTTTGACGTCCTGCTGCACCGCGAGGGCAAGCCGCCGCAGTCCATTCTGGACTCGGAAGTGACCTTTCACGGACAGCTGCCGCTCTGGGTATGCTGGCGCCGCGGTTTCTACCCCGTGCACACCAGCCTCAGTTCCGGACTGGTTCAGGAAATGGTGCAGCATCCGCCGGCTATCCCGCAGGAAGACATTTCCGAATTTCTGGACAGGGTCTGGACACAGCTGCCGGCTTCCGACCTGTATGGGCAGGAAGAGTTTCTTGAGCATATGGAGCCGATTTTCGTCCCCGCCAGCTACAATCCCAAACTGTATCTGGACGAGGAAGGAAGTCTGCTTACACTGCAGATCCAGAACATCTACGAAACAATACACGGCGAATTCCTGCTGCCCGGTCCCAATCCCGAATTCCAGACAGGCAGTTATCCTTTTGAAGGACATACGTTCCTGCTGCGCCGTCAGCAGGAGGAAGAAGCAGCGCTCACTCAGAAGCTCATCGAAATGAACTTCCAGCCGCGTAACAACCGTGTCTGGTTTCTCGAGCCTGAAGAAGCCATCAATTTCCTGCTGGATGCCTACCCTAAGCTCATTGCGGAATACCGCGTGTACGGCGAAAAAGCGCTTTCGCGTTATAAAGTGCGCCTTTCACAGCCGGTCATTTCTGCCAAGGTGGAATCCAACGAGGAAGAAAAATGGTTCTCGCTGGATCTTAATGTGGAATATGACGGCCAGAGTGTACCCATTGAAAAAATCTGGAAGGCATGGACACAGGGCAAGCGCTATGTGCAGCTGAAAGACGGCTCTTACACCAGCCTGCCCGAGTCATGGCTGAAGACTCTGGGGCACAAACTGCGGGCCATGGGACTGGACCCTGAAAAGGCTCCCAAAAAGCGTTTTGAACAGTACGAAGCCCCGCTTCTGGACAATCTTCTTGAAGATCTGCCCGAAGTACAGACCGATTCTTTCTGGAACGCACTGCGTGAAAAAATTCATACCTTTAAAGAAATCACTCTCATTGAGCCGCCGCAGGGACTGAATGCAACTCTGCGCGGATATCAGCAGCAGGGACTGAGCTATCTCAACTTTCTGCGGGAGTACGGTTTCGGCGGTATACTTGCAGACGAGATGGGCCTTGGCAAAACCATCCAGACCCTTTCTTTCATCCAGTATATGGTTGAAACAGGCCGCACGGGTCCCAACCTGATCGTGGTGCCCACATCGGTGCTGCCCAACTGGGACCGCGAAGCGGAAAAATTCGTTCCGGGGCTGCGCAGGCTTATCATCTACGGCACCCGCCGCGAAAACATGTTCAGCCATATCTCGGAATCAGATCTGGTCATCACAACCTATGCCCTGCTCCGCCGCGACCTGGAGGAACTGCAGGAACACGAATTCAATTCGCTGATTCTGGACGAAGCGCAGAACATTAAAAACCCGAACACCATCACGGCACGTTCCGTGCGCAAAATCAACGCCGGACTGCGCATATGTCTCTCGGGTACGCCCATTGAAAACAACCTGTTCGAACTCTGGTCGCTCTTTGAATTCCTTATGCCGGGCTTCCTTGGTTCGCAGCACAGCTTCCAGCGCGGTATCATAAAGCCCATCAAGGACGGTGATCCCGAAACTCTGGAATATCTGCGTACGCGGGTTAAACCGTTCATTCTGCGACGGACAAAATCGGAAGTGGCCAAGGACCTGCCGCCCAAGGTGGAAAACGTTTACTACTGCGCCCTTGCAGAAGAACAGCAGGAACTTTACGGCGCACTGGCCAAAAAACTCAAAGATCAGGTCATGGCCGACGTGGACGAAAAAGGCATTGCCAAAAGCCAGATGTCCATACTGGACGCCCTGCTCAAGCTGCGTCAGATATGCTGCCACCCGCGTCTGCTCAAACTGGACATGCCGGGCCTGACCACCAACCTGCCTTCCGGCAAGTTCGATGCCTTCAAAGACATGATCACCGATATTGTCGAAGAAGGTCACAAGGTGCTGGTCTTCTCGCAGTTTGTTCAGATGCTGCATATCATCCGTTCATGGCTGCAGATAAACGACATGCCGTTCTGCTATCTGGACGGCACCAGCAAAGACAGGTTCGATCAGGTTGACCGGTTCAACGATTCGCCCGATATTCCCATCTTCCTCATTTCACTGAAGGCAGGCGGCACCGGGCTGAACCTGACCAGCGCCGACTATGTCATCCATTACGACCCGTGGTGGAACCCGGCGGTGGAAAATCAGGCAACGGACCGTGCACACCGTATCGGCCAGAAGAATCAGGTGTTCGCATACAAAATGATCTGCCAGAACACCGTGGAAGAAAAAATCCTCAAGCTGCAGGATATGAAACGCGGCGTGGCCGACGCCATCATCCCCGGGCAGGACAGCTGGAAATCGCTTACCCGCGATGATCTCGAAATGCTTTTCGACGTCTGATGCCCTTTTTGCAAACATCAGCCCCGCTGCGGAGGATTCCTCTGCAGCGGGGCTTTGTTATTTATACCACATGCTACGGCAGTACATCTATGCGGCCGCGCAAGATACACCGCTACTCGTGCATTGCCCGTCCGAAGCGCCTGCTTCGCCATTCCTGATACCCCATAAGCAGATGCCACTGCACCGGTACGACAAAAAGGGTAAGAAAAGTAGCCGTGCACAGGCCGGTTACAAACGTGGAAGCCATGGACCCCCAAACCAGTGAATAGCTGGGGATACCTACCGCCATGGGCAGCAGCCCCAGCATGGTTGTAAGGGTGGTCAGCAGTATGGGCCGCAAGCGGATGCGCATGCCCTCTATGGCTGCGGCAGTTCTGTCCAGTCCGTCACGGTAGAGTTTGTTCATGAAATCCACCAGCACCAGTGAATCGTTGACCACCACGCCGGTAACCCCCACAGTGGCCACAAAGCTGTTTACCGTAAACAGTGTACGGGTGAAAAACGTACCGAAAACAACACCGGTCAAAGCAAAAACAACAGCCGAAAGGATAATGAGCGGCTGAACGTATGACTGAAACTGTGTGGCCAGAATCACATAAATGATCAGCACCGCCAGCACAAACGCCATCATCAGAGACTGAAAAGAGCGTTGCGTACTGGCAAATTCACCGCTGAAGTCAAGAGTGGCTCCGGGGAAATCATTTTCTATTTTTCTGTAGTGTTCCTGCACGGCATGAATGACAAACTGGGGCGATATGGCCGCATCAGGCCTGATGTTGGCTGTCAGGGTAACCGCACGCTGCCGCTGATAACGGTTCAGCTGGCCTACCTCTCTGTATGAAGAGACAGTGCACAAATCTCCCAGCCGCACCGGCCCGCTGCTGTGTTCCAGCACCGGTACATCCAGCGCGTCCTCAGGCCTTTCCAGAAACACGTTGTCTATTTTCAGCCGCAGGTCCACATCTTCATCAGCCAGACGGAATTCCCCGACAAAACGCCCGTCAAGAACAGAACCGGCCAGTCCGGCCACTGTACGGGTGTCCAGCCCGTATTCTGCCGTACGCTCTTCGCGCGGGCGGAACCGGAAGACATAGCTTGGCTGACCGGTGTCATCGCCCAGATCCATAAGGTGCGGAGCTATGTCGGCACGCTGTTCCAGAAAGGTCTGCATGGCCGCCGCAAGACCAGAAACCGATGCGGGGTCGCTGCCCAGCACGCGCACGTTGACGTCTTTGCCCACGGGGGGACCGTCCTTTTCGGCGCGCACACGCACGCGCCAGCCTGCCGGCGTGTGCTGTGCAATGCGGCTCCGGACATCATCAAGGTGTGCCTGCGGATCGTTACGGGGATAATCGGCAAAGTGCTGCTGACCGGTCACGGGCAGTTCCACCGTCACCATACCCAGATTCGACCCGTGGACTGTCTGATAGTCATCGTCCAGATAATAACCTGCCACGCCCGAGGCAGAACGCGTCATGCCCGCGCCGAGGCTGTCCATAAACTGAGCAAACCCGCGTATGACACGGGATGTTTCACTGATAGGAGTGGCTTCCGGTGCTTCCACGGAAATGTAAAAGGTGGTGTAGTTATCAGGAAAGAACTTAATGCGCATGAGCGGCATGACTCCGCTCATGGAAACGCCGAAAATGAATACAGCCACGGAAAAAGCGGCAAGCACCGCCCCCAGAGTAAGCCAGCGGAAACGCATGCTGAACCGCAGAAGCCGCTCTGCCAGATTGCGCAGAGCAATCATGAAAGGCTTTTCACGGGTATGGTCAGCATCACCGGATGCCAGCCGGCCTCTGCCCGGCCAAT
It includes:
- a CDS encoding peptide-binding protein — translated: MNRVYVVFVSMLFLLTVTACDNSAGDKPSGGTAGNATVVSAVTGSPSGTQNDGEPAYGGRIIIGSIGEPTNLISALASDSVSREITSWLYIGLLQYDKNLEIVPWAAESYDVEEGGTLLRFRLRKGIKWQDGTELTADDVEFTYRLMIDPKTPTAYASDFLAVKEFRKVDRYTVEVRYEKPFARSLITWMSDILPRHRLEGQDLLTTPLLRKPVGAGPYRLKEWVPGSRVVLEASDTYFEGRPYIDEVVYRNIPDLATMFLELKAGRLDMMSLTPQQYKFQTTGGDWDTQWHKFRYLSFGYAFLGYNMERSPFDEAPVRRALSCAIDRNALIAGVLLGEGRATVGPYKPGTWVYNDKLADYPYSPQEARRLLSQAGFADADGDGILERGGKPFSFTILTNQGNDQRVKAATIIQSQLKQVGVDVRIRTVEWAAFIKEFVEKGRFDAILLGWNILEDPDIFMVWHSSQAVAGGLNLTKYRNDRVDTLLEQARSKLDRDSRKPLYDEVQRILHEEQPYSFLYVPYALPIVHSRFKGVEPAPKGIMHNFIRWWVPAGLQRYSSSGPEDGTKKK
- a CDS encoding DEAD/DEAH box helicase codes for the protein MDRKEETTVKTMLQEFVTDTIPEYIIDGSHNILNSGGVLKLSLKKGEGYWDVEAHIQGDDFQNYSPKLSLSIGEETVNYMCNCPDSFSGVCRHVGAAALKLLASLETSDDAEPVAPKTEWRQSFRNFFSTELEPEAGKHYLIFRFHPEPGRLQVSLFRARQNKSGLSTVHNEITLEQIIRNPDWCELSPDLPAVAHQIGQYLDYHGHRIEIPDGLLTWFLWTIRNEYYLFWQETEKPCHIDSSTMRLKLQPRLAEDGLGFDVLLHREGKPPQSILDSEVTFHGQLPLWVCWRRGFYPVHTSLSSGLVQEMVQHPPAIPQEDISEFLDRVWTQLPASDLYGQEEFLEHMEPIFVPASYNPKLYLDEEGSLLTLQIQNIYETIHGEFLLPGPNPEFQTGSYPFEGHTFLLRRQQEEEAALTQKLIEMNFQPRNNRVWFLEPEEAINFLLDAYPKLIAEYRVYGEKALSRYKVRLSQPVISAKVESNEEEKWFSLDLNVEYDGQSVPIEKIWKAWTQGKRYVQLKDGSYTSLPESWLKTLGHKLRAMGLDPEKAPKKRFEQYEAPLLDNLLEDLPEVQTDSFWNALREKIHTFKEITLIEPPQGLNATLRGYQQQGLSYLNFLREYGFGGILADEMGLGKTIQTLSFIQYMVETGRTGPNLIVVPTSVLPNWDREAEKFVPGLRRLIIYGTRRENMFSHISESDLVITTYALLRRDLEELQEHEFNSLILDEAQNIKNPNTITARSVRKINAGLRICLSGTPIENNLFELWSLFEFLMPGFLGSQHSFQRGIIKPIKDGDPETLEYLRTRVKPFILRRTKSEVAKDLPPKVENVYYCALAEEQQELYGALAKKLKDQVMADVDEKGIAKSQMSILDALLKLRQICCHPRLLKLDMPGLTTNLPSGKFDAFKDMITDIVEEGHKVLVFSQFVQMLHIIRSWLQINDMPFCYLDGTSKDRFDQVDRFNDSPDIPIFLISLKAGGTGLNLTSADYVIHYDPWWNPAVENQATDRAHRIGQKNQVFAYKMICQNTVEEKILKLQDMKRGVADAIIPGQDSWKSLTRDDLEMLFDV
- a CDS encoding efflux RND transporter permease subunit — protein: MKSVVRFTLRQTVLLNLLFVLLMVVGVFATFSLPVERYPNVDMGKVVVVGFLPGASPQEVEALVTTKIEDALDGLENVEFVRATSYRQRSDVIVKFLDDTDYDAQYDELRFRVLSVQNDLPDEMDPPQFIKIDMDTWMPVMSVNLVGDRSNRALTLMAEELKIYLERLPGVKEVTIEGEYTREYHVELDPHRMSRYGVTFDEVAAALAAGNVSVPAGDFSSHGKEYALLVDERFRSRDDIAGTIIRRDGDGSFVRVGDVMSGAFVSYREPEVIASVNGRDSVAVNVIKLDNGNALDIGKAVEAVLAEYAPVLEREGVEAVITRDQRSHIDQAMSTLGSNLLLGIVLVCAVIWLFMGFRNAMVTSVGIPFAFLVTMVLMKLTGNSLNEITLFSFVLVAGIIVDDAVVVVENIYRHVQAGSRLREAVVNGTAEVALPIVSATATTVAAFLPMLIMTGSTGQFFALIPKAISFALVASLVECLFILPLHFLDWPGRGRLASGDADHTREKPFMIALRNLAERLLRFSMRFRWLTLGAVLAAFSVAVFIFGVSMSGVMPLMRIKFFPDNYTTFYISVEAPEATPISETSRVIRGFAQFMDSLGAGMTRSASGVAGYYLDDDYQTVHGSNLGMVTVELPVTGQQHFADYPRNDPQAHLDDVRSRIAQHTPAGWRVRVRAEKDGPPVGKDVNVRVLGSDPASVSGLAAAMQTFLEQRADIAPHLMDLGDDTGQPSYVFRFRPREERTAEYGLDTRTVAGLAGSVLDGRFVGEFRLADEDVDLRLKIDNVFLERPEDALDVPVLEHSSGPVRLGDLCTVSSYREVGQLNRYQRQRAVTLTANIRPDAAISPQFVIHAVQEHYRKIENDFPGATLDFSGEFASTQRSFQSLMMAFVLAVLIIYVILATQFQSYVQPLIILSAVVFALTGVVFGTFFTRTLFTVNSFVATVGVTGVVVNDSLVLVDFMNKLYRDGLDRTAAAIEGMRIRLRPILLTTLTTMLGLLPMAVGIPSYSLVWGSMASTFVTGLCTATFLTLFVVPVQWHLLMGYQEWRSRRFGRAMHE